The Primulina eburnea isolate SZY01 chromosome 12, ASM2296580v1, whole genome shotgun sequence genome includes the window AgagtttataatttattttctaaCTAAGTTTATTAACCTGTAAAATCAAGAAGATTTAGTGTACTAAACCTCAAGTTCGTGGTACCCTAGGAAGCCAGCAATATTAATTGGGCAATATCCCAGTGAAGACAAACTACAAACAACTAAACTTTTTTCAGACAATCAATCagtgatatacatatatatgtgtatatatatatatgcatgcataaatgGAGTATTGTGGTATTAATGAGAGGGCAGAGGGGGACCAAATGAAGGCAATAAGCAGTTatttcaaaagaaaagaaaagaaaagacaTGCATCTCTTAGCTGGCCTTAATACATGAGAAAACTGTGGCGGTCCATCCTCGGTAAATGAATCAGATATATAaagataataattataataatatattttaaagatCAAATGCTTATCAATAAGATCAAAACCTATAGTTGTTAGTTAAtatgtaattttattttttgtactcGTAACATCACAGAGACAGAGTAGAACTATTTCGATGCTAATGAGTCGAGCTGTTAATCTCATAAGTTCGAAGAGATACGTGTCTATTTGCTAGTCATGTAGTTTGATATCTCTTAAAGATCAGTCATACACTTTCTCTATCACTGGCCATGTCCTTAAAGACAATATTACTCGTTAAGATCTGACGTCACTCTTTTACCACACATCTGATGACCAACCATATCAAACGACACAATGTCAACAGTTTGATAGACGAATATCACCCTTGCCAAAACTTTAATCATTTTTAGTACCCCTAAACACTGAAGTGTCTATTGGTAGATACGGTATTCTTACTGTTCATATTACTTTGACTTAAGTTTTACAAAATATTAGAGttataaatcattatatttttcatatatattgatatattatcTTATATAATATATCATACATTCTTCTCTATCTTATTTTCTAGTACAATAGTTCGAACACACAAAAGTGAATGGCTAAAAACCATTGAAACatagaaaataaaaaagaacaTTGAAACAGACAAACTTGTCTTATTATCACAGAGGATCAGATCTTTTCACTAAAGAGAAACACGATTTCCACGAAATTTTTAGCCAAGAATCAAGATGTCATTGAATTAATGTAATATATCCAATTCAAGAAAATATATACcagtcaaattttaattttaattttaagggtCTATAATTTTTCGTGGGTGGTGCATCCTTTACACAAAAATATCACTATTTATGActtttcaattcttgcatcaaAATTTAAAGAAGCTAAAAATTCAACTTGAATAGATATTCAAACCCTGGCCTTATTCAGTTTCGTTGTCGTACAAAttggtttttattttaaaatatctctAAACTATTGGTATTGATgtgttttatttgtgattgtctgaGTGTACAATGTTTTTTTCATAGCACGAAATCTGTCTCTAttcaattttagtcatttttctaTGTAGTGTCATGTCATCATTTTCTGATAACACGTGTATCATTATTTTCCGGTGTCACGTATTATGTTCCGTTGGCATGTTAACACTCCgatgaaaaatgactaaaatcgaCAAAATGAAAATTTACAAGGAACCAAACATCCGGAAAGTCGACATGAAATTGTACTTGATCTTTTACTGCTAAATTATACGAGCTACTCGATCAAACTCTTGCTGTATAGAACGAGCTAGCATTAATGAAGTTTGTTAGTGACAGAAAAAAGCCAAATGGAATTGTTGGGCGACAAAAAAGTCAGAGCAATAATCCCCACGGAAATATATGTCCCCATTACTTTAATTTTCTCAGAATTCAAGGATTGAAAGTGACACTGCACTGCACCCTTTGTATCATATCTTGCTAGCTAGTAAATACTCGGATACATTTTTTGGAAGTGCTTCTATATATCTATTTATATATAGGATAaacttataaaatttgaaaaattttatatttagaaACAACTTATCCATGTATCCTCGACGACGACGACGAGCGCCGGAGAATGTTTGTTTATCAGATATTAGATATATCCAGCAAAGATTAATATTATGAAAATGTTGAAATCGGTCTTCCGATCCCATAATTCAAGCTAGAGTAAATAAGACTGATAAATGAATCAATCAAACAGTACTATTATTGCATGAAGtctcaaagtttaaaatataacGATAATTTAGCTTCTCGTGATGATCGAGTATGCATACATGACCAAATAGAAATGGCATACTTCTACGTACTATCATCCCATTGAGGTGCTGACTTTCGTCCTAAACGAAGCTCGAGATCGATCTGTTCATTCGGGGTGGAATCTGTCGCACTCTCCGTAATTTCACTGCCATCTAAAACCAATGGACTCGTGGCGTTGCTCGATTTATCTGTCGCGAAGTTAGGCGAGTCAGAAGTGAGAGGGGAAGATGAATCCATGGAAGCTTTCATTTCCCTGCCAATAAGGACACTATTAGGCTTTGACATGGGATAGACAAGGCACAATCCATTTGTTACGAATTCTTGTGCAGGTAAAAAGATTGGGGACGGATGAGCTTTAGCCACCGTGGAGGAATGGGGTATATTTGGTGACCCTTCAAGTAACTTGACACGGTCTCGACGATGCACGTTCATGTGACCCCCGAGAGCCTGAGCCGAGCGGAACTCTCTCCGGCAAAACGTGCACGTATAGAAACGTGGCGGCCATGTGCAGCCCAACATGTTCCCTGCCGTGTCCTTCTCGAATGCCCGAATCACCCAAGAATCATCTTCGTTTCTAGACATTTGTTCCTGATCTTGTCGGTGTTTCGAGATTTTTTCGCCTAGTTTCGAAGCAGAATGAAGAAGATAAACCTTACCTCGACATCCATGGAACTAGTGTTGCCATTTAACGTAAAATGATGCCGATAAAGGGATGGTGTAGAAGTAAAAGTTCAAAACAATTGAACAAGGGATGGGCTTTGTGGGGAGATAGAGACAAAAAAATTCGGCGCCGTAGATATCAacagagtttttttttttagtatgAAGTtagattttaataaaatttgaaacataTTTTTCGTCGTAAATGTTCACAAAAGCAATGCTCTTTTGCATCGGCTTCGACGTCCTCCCAAGCAAAtgttaaacaatttttttatttttttttacatttaaataatattatccAGAGTAGAtgtcttgtgagacggtctcaccaatctttatctgtgagacgagtcaaccctatcgatcttcacaataaaaagtaatactcttagcataaaaagtaatactttttcatggatgacccaaataagagatccgtctcacgaaatacgacccgtgagactatctcacataaatttttgcctaTTATCCAATTGGATGACAAATAAATATAATTGAATATTGCTTTCATATTTTACATAGTATGGAAGGATTTTTATTTAACAAAAATTGTAACTAAGCATATTATTGTTTCGTGTGGTCGTGAAAATACAACCAAATATTAGCATCTTTTGACAAACTCGAGAAACAACACATATACGCGAGATcgagttaaaattttaattgtctAATCTTTTATTTTACTTCTGAAATTTTTGGATGCATATGCACATCTTAACTAAAATaagttttcgaaaattttattGGGCTAAGTTATCttatatttttgtaaaaaaattaaataattttttaaatattatggggctaaattattattattattattttcttatgaatgtagattttttttcccaaaaattcGAGAGGGTAGttaggaaaaaaaatattggtCGAATCTGCTAATACTAATTAGTATTAACGTGCGTGAAGGTTATACGTTTTTTCGTGTACGTAAAGATTACaccattaaaattattttttacaatCATTGCGTGtatatggcacattttaataattaaaataatcttttataatttaattttaatatgttgtAAAAACATTAATGGCCATTTAAACTACAGAAACGTTGAATATTATAATGGCGCAGAAGTTATGAGGAGGGAAGTTGTGAGAAGTTTAAGAATATTTAGAAAATTATTGTATAaccaatttaattttttttaatatttcttATCTTTATGGTTAGTTTGGGAATATTACTTAAATGTATATAAACCTAACCAAGAAGATGCGATTAATGTAAATAAGTATATATCAAACCAATAAGTTTAGTGAATCAATCGTCTCATGCTCTTAGTTACTTGAGTAGGTCTCATATGATACCGTCTCACGTATCAtatataatctgtgagacgggtcaaccctactcatattcacaataagaagtaatactcttagcataaaatgtaatacttttgcatgagtgacccaaataagagatgcgtctcacaaatacgacccgtgaaacagtctcacacaagtttttgtctagtTACTTTCATTTACATTTGACTTTCATGTTATTACTTGATGCGATCCGGACGAACTGGGTGAGCTAGGTCCACCTGATCTGATAAGAGTTTTGTTAAGGAAAAATGAACAAGGATATATATTTTGTGGAGAAGATATCTCTCTAATATGACTTCAACTGTAACCTGCAAACAAGgaaatgaactcgtgaatgTGCGCCAGAGAGGTGTCCGACGTAGCAAccccgatgcttaagtcagcaggtgaaAGATGAAGGAGATAATGACTATGTATATGTGTGAATATACGTGAATGCCTAGAGCTTAGTAACAAAAATATTCAGGTCAGATCCTTCAAATGAAAtacatacctgctatttatagtagGGAAATATCATAATTACCATGTTTTCAGTGTTCACCTGCTAATTAGGATAAGGTGACTGCCCATACCCTACCTCTGATAACTTCTCTGACACGCTATCCCATATGGTTGTGACAGTAATGATTATCAAGCATAAGGGAGTTCATACTGGTGCACTCGAGTAAGATGATATTTTCGAAGTAGCTTGAGTATAAAGTTTCCCGGGAACTTGTATCAAAGCTCAGGCTGCTGGTAGCCCGAGGTATATGCCCGGATGCTAATAGACTAGGGAAATGATGTCTCGGGCATTCACATATCCGGCTCCTGATAAACTCTTACGTTGGAGAGAAAATTAAGAGAGACGGCTCAACCAACTTTCTCAAGAGAGGTGGCCGAATTTCTTTGAGAGGAGAGGGGAGagttttcgaaaatccttaGGAGAaggaggctagggttttcaaaaattatgaattattttaaactctaagcctaatacacatatatataagcttagggtccattaattaaattaaatacttaatgagcttaatcaattaattatcctagtccaactagtttaattaattaattaatcttttaaagtctaattaaaaactttaataatatgtatgttggtcttgtactcctacaagcccattatacATATTcccattacatttaatttaatatttaataaactcaacctttgagcttaataaattaaatacattataaattcaacaattgaatttaatatttaaattataaattcaactccttgaattttatcacctgcaatatttaatatttaataatcccaacttttgagtttaataaattaaattatcaaattttataaattcaactccttgaatttattctcttctaatttcataaattcaacttcttgaattcactatatcataaattcaactacttgaatttattttatcaaaatttaattatcgtaaattcaactccttgaattaactatatcataatataaattcaactccttgaattttttctctcaacgggaacaaacgatccagtgcttgtgtgaccctcaatggttcagggatacagctagccgtgggttcacaactctttgtgattcaagacataatcctttattcgggcttaccctagttagccccattcttttcatcaacaccttgatcaagaatgtcagaactcatttctgattgcacccgtcggatcatggtaagagcgtctagtagcatcgccccatgatcccctaggtatcactgatagtgcctgcaagaaccagtcgattatgattaacgtacagtacggtcccttcatctcatatatcccgatcgaatctgcaaccattggttcatcgagggttgcatattaattcgataactatgtgataactataatagtggcatcacgTATACTATTCGAGAACTTCTTCTCTAatgtacatctcgtactctggccaaagattccatgcactattatttcatcagatcacataggatatccacacccgcggatgagcggtgaattcccgactacaatgcactggctcctatatgtgtcgcaactatactcaacctcgccacctgatgactctcctggagccggtaaacgagtcaaagcacaaccctggcatatagagcctcagtgttgtcccgagtcgtaaggactaatggtgtacaatcataaccacggacttattctctcgatgaa containing:
- the LOC140807936 gene encoding uncharacterized protein, with protein sequence MSRNEDDSWVIRAFEKDTAGNMLGCTWPPRFYTCTFCRREFRSAQALGGHMNVHRRDRVKLLEGSPNIPHSSTVAKAHPSPIFLPAQEFVTNGLCLVYPMSKPNSVLIGREMKASMDSSSPLTSDSPNFATDKSSNATSPLVLDGSEITESATDSTPNEQIDLELRLGRKSAPQWDDST